The Caulobacter sp. 73W region GGCGGGATCAACACCGTGCCCAGCCTGTCGCAGGAACTGGCCGCCTATCGCGCCGACAGCTTGTGGAACTACGAGATGGGCGTGAAGGGCAACTGGCTGGACGGCCGCCTGACCGCCAACGGGGCTGTCTATCGGATCGACTGGCGCGACATGCAGTACACGGCCGCCAGCCCCAACGGCGCCTTCTCGTTCCTGGCCAATATCGGCCGGGCGCGGATCAACGGGGCGGAGGCGGACGTGACGTTCGACCCGCGCGGTCCTTGGCGGACGGGCCTGAACCTGGCCTATGCCGACGGGGTGCTGACCGAGGACCAGGAAAGCGCGATCGCGGCAGGCCTGGGCTCGGCCGGCGACCGCCTGCCGGTGGTGCCCCGGTTCGCGGCGGGAGCGTGGGTGGAGTATGCGCGGCCGCTGTCCAGCCGGCTGGACCTGCTGTTGCGGGCCGACGCGACCCATACGGGGCGGTCGCACAGCGCCTTCGCCTCATCCTCGGCGGACGACACCCGGCTGGGCGGAGTGATGCTGGTCAATCTGCGCGCCGGGGTGAGGACACACGCCTGGAACCTGGGCGCCTATGTCGAGAACGTGCTGGACGACGACTCGCCGTCCTTCGCCTCCACCGGCCGCCAGCCGCAGGTCTATGGCCCCCGCCCGAGGCGCGTGGGCGTGGCGGTGGGGTACGCGTTCTAAGGGGAACTGGTGCCGGCGGAGAGGATCGAACTCCCGACCTTCGGTTTACAAAACCGCTGCACTACCGCTGTGCTACGCCGGCCAAGGAAGGGGCTTATGCCGCAGCCGGCCCTGTCGCGCCAGCCTCCGATCGCAGTTCTCTTAGCGTCCGCCATTTTCCCACCAGGGCATAGACCAGGACCCCGGTCGCCACCGCGGCGATGAGAAGGGTGCAGGCGGCGTTGATCTCTGGCGATACGCCCAGCCGCACCTGGGAATAGATGCGCATGGGCAGGGTGGTCGCGCCGGGGCCGGAGGCGAAGGACGCCACCACCAGATCGTCAAGCGACAGGGTGAAGGCCAGCATCCAGCCGGCGACGACGGCCGGGGCGATGTTGGGCAGGGTCACGGTCAGAAAGGTGCGGATCGGCGGGCAGCCGAGATCCTGCGCCGCTTCCTCCAGCGAGCGGTCGAAGGTGACCAGGCGGGCGTGCACCACCACGGCCACATAGGCCAGGGTGCAGGTGGAATGGGCGATGACCACGGTCCAGAAGCCCCGGTCGATGCGCAGGGCCACGAACAGCAGCAGCAGGGACAGGCCCAGGATCACCTCGGGCATGACCATGGGCGCATAGACGAGGCCCGAGAACAGGGTGCGCCCTCCGAACCGGCCGCCTCGCACCAGGGCCACGGCGGCGAGGGTTCCGAGGGCGGTGGCGACGGTGGCCGAGATCAGCCCGACCCGCAGCGTCACCCAGGCGGCGCCCATCAGCGCCTCGTTGGCGAACAGGGCGGCGTACCAGCGGGTGGAGAAGCCGCCCCAGACCGTCACCAGCCGGCTGGCGTTGAACGAATAGAGCACCAGGGCGGCGATCGGCAGGTAGAGGAACGCCAGGCCCAGGCTGACGGAGGCGATGTTGAAGGCGGTGGGGCCCTTCTTCATTGGCCGGCCTCCAGGGCTTTGGCCTGTTGCCGCTGATAGAGGACGATGGGAACCACCAGGGTCAGCAGCAGCGCCACGGCGACCGCGGACGCGCTGGGCCAGTCGCGGTTGGAGAAGAACTCGATCCAGATGGTCTTGCCGATCATCAGGGTCTGGGCGCCGCCCAGCAGGTCGGGCACCACGAATTCGCCGACCATGGGAATGAAGCAGAGCAGGGCGCCGGCGACGACGCCGCCGAACGACAGGGGCAGGGTCACCTGCCAGAAGGTCTTCCACGGCGGGGAGCCGAGATCGGCGGCGGCCTCGAGCAGACTGTGATCCTGCTTCTCCAGCACCGCGTAGATCGGCAGCACCATGAACGGCAGGTAGCAGTAGACGAGGCCGATATAGACCGCCGCCTGGGTGTTGAGCAGGTCGAGGCCCGGCAGGCCGACGGCCTCGAGCGCCATGTTCAGCAGGCCCTCGGGCTTGAGGATGGCGATCCACGCATAGACCCGGATCAGGAAGC contains the following coding sequences:
- a CDS encoding ABC transporter permease codes for the protein MKKGPTAFNIASVSLGLAFLYLPIAALVLYSFNASRLVTVWGGFSTRWYAALFANEALMGAAWVTLRVGLISATVATALGTLAAVALVRGGRFGGRTLFSGLVYAPMVMPEVILGLSLLLLFVALRIDRGFWTVVIAHSTCTLAYVAVVVHARLVTFDRSLEEAAQDLGCPPIRTFLTVTLPNIAPAVVAGWMLAFTLSLDDLVVASFASGPGATTLPMRIYSQVRLGVSPEINAACTLLIAAVATGVLVYALVGKWRTLRELRSEAGATGPAAA
- a CDS encoding ABC transporter permease subunit, producing MKRKNGERLAAIAPYLWLGLFFAFPFVLVLRLSLSDQALAMPPYAPRIDWSAGLAGIKAFVAALDLETYARLTSDDLYLVAYLSSLRFAAIGTILCLLVGYPIALGMARCAPQTRKILLMAVILPFWTSFLIRVYAWIAILKPEGLLNMALEAVGLPGLDLLNTQAAVYIGLVYCYLPFMVLPIYAVLEKQDHSLLEAAADLGSPPWKTFWQVTLPLSFGGVVAGALLCFIPMVGEFVVPDLLGGAQTLMIGKTIWIEFFSNRDWPSASAVAVALLLTLVVPIVLYQRQQAKALEAGQ